A single Bifidobacterium scardovii JCM 12489 = DSM 13734 DNA region contains:
- a CDS encoding DUF6093 family protein, with product MNGAFRPASLKRLRGFAESLMTDTYRISRYTGETTVDPDTGVGTPVMRPVYEGKGKLQTSGGEASDRVSATGASSNVGGNVAEWALYLHLPMSATGIRGKDMAECTASHDPELVGRRYRLVNMQSEKTHATARRWNVREIPREE from the coding sequence ATGAATGGCGCGTTCCGCCCCGCCAGCCTAAAACGACTGCGCGGTTTCGCCGAATCGCTGATGACGGACACGTATCGCATCAGCCGGTACACGGGGGAGACCACGGTGGACCCCGATACCGGGGTCGGCACGCCCGTGATGAGACCGGTCTACGAGGGCAAGGGCAAGCTGCAGACCTCGGGAGGCGAGGCGTCCGACAGGGTGAGCGCCACCGGAGCGTCCAGCAACGTCGGTGGCAACGTCGCCGAATGGGCGCTCTACCTGCACCTGCCTATGAGCGCGACCGGCATTCGGGGGAAGGACATGGCCGAATGCACGGCCAGCCATGACCCCGAACTGGTCGGCCGCCGCTATCGTCTGGTCAACATGCAGTCCGAGAAGACGCACGCGACGGCGCGACGCTGGAACGTGCGCGAGATCCCCAGGGAGGAATGA
- a CDS encoding head fiber protein has translation MAKQIRFVSQPAIIDGQDVAEVAAFDDAGNPVDITGGSATPTPGPVGAGMLLAGTGVTVTRDDDTQALTIGLAAKGVTTGLIGDTAVTSAQLHDASVIPAKLDATLTAKLAGLKDDGSVADGKVGASALTDAAKAALAYTLPAATDKALGGVRKGAAVPNLAADAPAADIAATVNSLLAQLRAAGVIAA, from the coding sequence ATGGCCAAGCAGATACGATTCGTTTCCCAGCCCGCCATCATCGACGGACAGGACGTCGCGGAGGTCGCCGCGTTCGACGACGCCGGCAACCCCGTCGACATCACAGGCGGTTCCGCGACCCCGACGCCGGGCCCGGTCGGCGCGGGAATGCTCCTCGCGGGCACCGGCGTGACCGTGACCCGTGACGACGATACTCAGGCGCTCACCATCGGTCTCGCGGCCAAGGGCGTGACCACAGGACTGATCGGCGATACCGCCGTCACCAGCGCACAGCTGCATGATGCGTCCGTCATCCCCGCCAAACTCGACGCGACGCTCACCGCAAAGCTCGCCGGACTCAAGGACGACGGTTCCGTGGCCGACGGCAAGGTAGGGGCCAGCGCACTCACCGACGCCGCGAAGGCCGCGCTTGCCTACACGCTGCCGGCTGCGACCGACAAGGCGTTGGGCGGCGTCAGAAAGGGCGCTGCCGTGCCTAACCTCGCGGCCGACGCCCCTGCGGCGGACATAGCGGCAACGGTCAACAGCCTGCTCGCGCAGTTGCGCGCCGCCGGCGTGATCGCCGCCTAG
- a CDS encoding phage major capsid protein: MADNFDSTIGRTDLGTSLIPDEISQEIIQTMPESSVILTRAKRVPMSSAKKTQPVLATLPEAYWVNEGALKQTTKTGWEDVSITAEELAVIVPIPDSVVDDAKINLWDAVKPLIAEAFGKKVDAAAIFGVDKPAGWNTTDILAGATAAGTNVAQGTGADLAQDVAKLGETLSKKGFAVNGFASQPGLNWQLVGLRDANGQPIYTPNLTQGAPASLYGYPLNEVKNGAWDATKAVLLAADWSKFVVGVRQDITYQVFDQGVISDADGKVLYNLMQQDSRALRVVMRVGFQVANPVTRIADKGTQYPAGFITPKAGK, encoded by the coding sequence ATGGCTGACAATTTCGACAGCACCATCGGCCGTACCGACCTCGGCACGAGCCTCATCCCCGACGAGATCTCCCAGGAGATCATCCAGACCATGCCCGAATCCAGCGTGATCCTCACCCGCGCCAAGCGAGTGCCGATGAGCTCCGCGAAGAAGACCCAGCCCGTGCTCGCCACCCTGCCCGAAGCGTACTGGGTCAACGAGGGCGCGCTCAAGCAGACCACGAAGACCGGCTGGGAGGACGTGTCCATCACCGCCGAGGAACTCGCCGTGATCGTCCCGATCCCCGATTCCGTCGTGGACGACGCGAAGATCAACCTGTGGGACGCCGTCAAGCCGCTGATCGCCGAAGCGTTCGGCAAGAAGGTGGACGCGGCCGCGATCTTCGGCGTGGACAAGCCCGCCGGATGGAACACCACCGACATTCTTGCCGGCGCCACCGCCGCCGGCACGAACGTCGCACAGGGCACCGGCGCCGACCTCGCGCAGGACGTCGCCAAGCTCGGCGAAACGCTGAGCAAAAAGGGCTTCGCCGTCAATGGCTTCGCATCCCAGCCCGGCCTGAATTGGCAGCTCGTCGGCCTGCGCGACGCGAACGGCCAGCCGATCTACACGCCGAACCTGACCCAGGGCGCTCCGGCCAGCCTGTACGGCTACCCGCTCAACGAGGTCAAGAACGGCGCGTGGGACGCCACCAAGGCCGTGCTGCTCGCCGCCGACTGGAGCAAGTTCGTCGTCGGCGTCCGCCAGGACATCACCTACCAGGTGTTCGACCAGGGCGTCATCTCCGACGCGGACGGCAAGGTGCTCTACAACCTCATGCAGCAGGACTCCAGGGCCCTGCGAGTCGTCATGCGCGTCGGCTTCCAGGTCGCCAACCCGGTCACCCGCATCGCGGACAAGGGCACCCAGTATCCGGCCGGCTTCATCACTCCGAAGGCGGGCAAGTGA
- a CDS encoding Ig-like domain-containing protein produces the protein MTITAPDGDTPPTSVETGRTITLAATVTYEDKTTGHDVAWASKDPTIATVADGVVTGVKAGTARISASAGTVTSTDLRVGVTSPANP, from the coding sequence GTGACGATCACCGCCCCTGACGGCGACACGCCACCGACGAGCGTCGAAACCGGCAGGACCATCACCTTGGCCGCGACCGTCACCTACGAGGACAAGACCACCGGCCACGACGTGGCCTGGGCGTCCAAGGATCCGACCATCGCGACCGTCGCCGACGGCGTGGTCACCGGCGTGAAGGCCGGCACCGCGCGCATCAGCGCGTCGGCCGGCACCGTCACGTCCACCGACCTGCGGGTCGGCGTGACCAGTCCGGCAAACCCCTGA
- a CDS encoding VG15 protein, with protein MAQTSNGALLTDKHRRAQVRLAITADSQARRIWDATLDPNNLRASQPIWKNAVLQLLQTWWRISAQTANEYLPRFREAETGDGGFQTAMPRFDRASMAQRIDWTGATNVLWHLARGETQEAAWAAARSLFLGVFHEAVLTGGRTTIEHWAQQDSRAIGWRRVSDGDPCAFCAMLVTRGPVYTSKDKAGLSAKTGKKYHAHCGCTVEVVYGDWKPTEREQRWIDDYYRAAESLPKGTPRTQETVLPLMRRDADFRDSVARRNTASAKASRRAAVAARKAKEFQERKQALNATIDNPGKPMSISKADQSHANPKFDGHGWRYRNNCQSCVPAYEMRRRGVNVQARGFGSDESKQVMNDNTLAWTNPRTGRKPTRHNVGHDTFDRVQARIGKRIRPGERYAMSFSWQDQDVGHIVVLERPWTNHGKTIIVVDPQAGTRQTLKQYLYRYQVDPRSVGVYRIDNLELNRDIAPGLMEVAKQ; from the coding sequence ATGGCGCAGACCAGTAATGGCGCCCTGCTGACCGACAAGCACCGGCGCGCCCAGGTCAGGCTCGCCATCACCGCCGACAGTCAGGCGCGACGCATCTGGGACGCCACACTCGACCCGAACAACCTCAGGGCCAGTCAGCCGATATGGAAGAACGCCGTCCTGCAACTCCTGCAGACATGGTGGAGGATCAGCGCGCAGACGGCCAACGAATACCTGCCCCGCTTCCGCGAGGCAGAAACCGGCGACGGCGGCTTCCAGACCGCCATGCCACGCTTCGACCGTGCGAGCATGGCGCAGCGGATCGACTGGACCGGCGCGACGAACGTGCTGTGGCACCTCGCCCGCGGGGAAACTCAGGAAGCGGCATGGGCCGCGGCGCGCAGCCTGTTCCTCGGAGTGTTCCACGAGGCCGTGCTCACCGGCGGTCGCACCACGATCGAACACTGGGCCCAACAGGACTCGCGCGCCATCGGCTGGCGTCGAGTGTCCGACGGGGATCCGTGTGCGTTTTGCGCGATGCTCGTCACCAGAGGTCCCGTCTACACATCCAAGGACAAGGCCGGGCTTAGCGCCAAGACGGGAAAGAAGTATCATGCGCATTGCGGGTGCACCGTCGAGGTCGTCTACGGTGACTGGAAACCCACCGAACGGGAGCAGCGGTGGATCGACGATTACTATCGAGCCGCCGAAAGCCTGCCCAAGGGCACGCCGAGAACTCAGGAGACCGTGCTGCCGCTCATGCGTCGCGACGCGGACTTCCGCGACAGCGTGGCCAGACGCAACACGGCCAGCGCGAAAGCCAGCAGACGCGCCGCGGTCGCGGCGCGGAAGGCGAAGGAGTTCCAGGAACGCAAGCAGGCCCTCAACGCGACGATCGACAACCCCGGAAAGCCGATGAGCATCAGCAAAGCCGACCAGTCGCACGCCAACCCGAAATTCGACGGGCATGGATGGCGATACCGCAACAACTGCCAGTCGTGCGTACCCGCATACGAAATGCGACGGCGTGGCGTCAACGTCCAAGCGCGCGGCTTCGGCTCGGACGAGTCGAAACAGGTCATGAACGACAACACGCTCGCATGGACGAATCCCCGTACCGGACGCAAGCCCACACGCCACAACGTCGGACACGACACGTTCGACAGAGTGCAGGCACGGATCGGCAAACGCATCCGTCCCGGGGAGCGCTACGCCATGTCCTTCTCCTGGCAGGACCAAGACGTGGGGCACATCGTCGTATTGGAACGCCCATGGACGAACCATGGCAAGACCATCATCGTCGTGGACCCGCAAGCCGGAACGAGACAAACCCTGAAACAGTATTTATACCGATACCAAGTGGATCCCCGTAGTGTCGGGGTCTACCGGATTGATAATCTGGAACTGAACAGGGACATCGCACCCGGGTTGATGGAGGTCGCGAAACAATGA
- a CDS encoding phage portal protein, which yields MVITEYGDETEAEQALRSLLLPAFGDEIEKLNRIDRWWRWNPKPIRLRRATPEHRMLRDMGHTPWLRLVVTTIAQTLYLEGVDIPGKADTDSARAFWHPWVENRMGRKQVALHKTAIAYGSAYAAVRAVKSPQGGVHAGIDCYSPRESIAVYDDPAKDAFPQAFMRLRRLSPESCSYELWDSWNVWQWKRENGAYEFVSATPHLATDPYGNPVCPVVRYTNDLDLQGRAPGEVEPFIPLANRLNKDNYDRLLAQHYNSWKVRTATGLDMTELSDAERADRKARLSQEDILTGGEGVQFGTLPETTLSSLIEAKQADVEELAAVSQTPTTAFGKMVNVGDAGIAESRAGFYAKRDERQKSFGVSHMDVLRLAAGIEGRVDDARNFDLTPIWEDTDVRTINQAVDALGKAAQMLGVPKEQLWDMIPGVSKSRADSWREWVETHPDADTLAMQAYQAQLASAVDDGADQ from the coding sequence ATGGTGATCACCGAATACGGCGACGAAACCGAGGCCGAACAGGCGTTGCGTTCGCTGCTGCTGCCCGCGTTCGGCGACGAAATCGAGAAGCTGAACCGCATCGACCGCTGGTGGCGGTGGAATCCCAAGCCGATCCGCCTGCGCAGGGCCACGCCCGAGCACAGGATGCTGCGCGACATGGGGCATACGCCGTGGCTGCGCCTCGTGGTCACGACCATCGCCCAGACGCTCTATCTCGAGGGCGTCGACATTCCCGGCAAGGCGGACACGGATTCGGCCCGCGCGTTCTGGCATCCGTGGGTGGAGAACAGGATGGGCCGCAAGCAGGTCGCCCTGCACAAGACGGCCATCGCTTACGGGTCCGCCTATGCGGCCGTCCGCGCCGTGAAGTCGCCGCAGGGTGGCGTGCATGCCGGTATCGACTGCTATTCGCCGCGCGAAAGCATCGCCGTGTACGACGATCCGGCGAAGGACGCGTTCCCGCAGGCGTTCATGCGTCTGCGCCGCCTGTCTCCGGAATCATGCTCGTACGAACTGTGGGACTCGTGGAACGTCTGGCAATGGAAGCGGGAGAACGGCGCCTATGAATTCGTGTCGGCGACGCCGCACTTGGCGACCGACCCGTACGGCAACCCGGTGTGCCCGGTGGTCCGCTACACGAACGACCTCGACCTGCAGGGGCGCGCCCCCGGCGAGGTCGAACCGTTCATCCCGCTCGCCAACCGGCTGAACAAGGACAACTACGACCGTCTGCTCGCCCAGCACTACAACAGCTGGAAGGTTCGTACCGCGACAGGTCTGGACATGACGGAACTGTCCGACGCGGAACGCGCCGACAGAAAGGCCAGGCTCAGCCAGGAGGACATCCTCACCGGCGGCGAGGGCGTGCAATTCGGGACCCTGCCCGAAACCACGCTGTCCAGTCTGATCGAGGCGAAGCAGGCCGACGTGGAGGAGCTCGCCGCCGTCTCCCAGACGCCGACCACGGCGTTCGGCAAGATGGTCAACGTGGGTGACGCCGGCATCGCCGAATCCCGCGCCGGCTTCTACGCCAAGCGCGACGAACGCCAGAAAAGCTTCGGCGTGAGCCACATGGACGTGCTCCGGCTCGCCGCAGGCATCGAAGGTCGTGTGGACGATGCCCGCAACTTCGACCTGACCCCCATCTGGGAGGACACGGACGTGCGCACCATCAACCAGGCGGTGGACGCGCTCGGCAAGGCCGCGCAGATGCTCGGCGTACCCAAGGAACAGTTGTGGGACATGATCCCCGGCGTGTCCAAGAGCCGCGCCGACTCGTGGCGCGAATGGGTCGAAACCCATCCCGACGCGGACACGCTCGCCATGCAGGCATACCAGGCACAGCTCGCATCGGCGGTGGACGATGGCGCAGACCAGTAA
- a CDS encoding phage tail tape measure protein, translated as MALNENIMIRLMADTSNYTTKMAAASKQAGQFGSALEKPMTTGERFAAGATKAGLAVGALSAAIGVAAVSTFAQFDAAMSTVQANTGASADEMGQLRQAAIDAGANTVYSASEAADAINELGKAGMSTADILSGGLDGALDLAASDGMAVGEAAELMSSAMAQFNLTGKDAGKVADALAAGAGKAQGSARDLGYALQQSGMVANSFGISMTETVGTLTSFANAGMVGSDAGTSLKAMLISLANPSTKARNLMEELGINAYDAQGKFVGLSNLAGQLQDKMSGLSQEQRNQALATIFGTDAIRAANVLYNEGAQGIAEWTKKVNDSGYAAEQAAAKNDNLKGDLENLSGSFESLMISIGSGANGPLRKAVQITDMLVDTFSSMPAPVQQGAVLLGMAAGAAAGLHKMFGSLTTSSSGFARTMSMVVDPVERFKSAGGAISYGGQAIVAAFGSADRQMQVFGTTVSRTQGVMTGLRSIGGSIVDLMGGPWGIALTAAAGLLTLWAQGAQEASNAAKDVQSAFESSGDATEALVDQAMNMTFTTGGILDWFKRIQVDAQNVPDLLDKVGLSVSDMVSAAEGDAGSLAKVNETIKELSKSAGTGALRSQALQRVLDQLTDAYETGSDAAKTKKDALDDLNAATGENTDASSENGDAQSENAQATQEAADAQSILEDGMGATTKGLDDQAASLGEVVDALNTYYGFALSSSDAMIGLYDSFDKATESAQKNGAILDINTAQGRANQSALNDLAQAAGKAAEAQARNGEGMDAINATLDTARERYIAAARAMGMTPEAADAAANAAGLTREQFDRLANSVNQVPDDKQVNVTANDDEAKTRLGELGVTVQTLPNGEVKITGDNTDAINSIAMVNGIPVDPKTGTLTLDSNQYQIALALANGATIDPKTGYLIGDGSDLFNKVAQANGWKIDPKTGVISGDDGPFKAAAQAVENQQIAGKTVSIGADASGFWGTVNSILGQVFHVNVGADSKAHGGIIGYATGGRIPRLAAGGPSGLLGGIGSAVSDSNLIWASRGEYMMNARAVDHYGVDWMDSVNAMRYKPDTKVMPAPPSHTEQSAAPVTYVSKTANIIIQGNGKTDRALAQEILQTLRVNGYGGD; from the coding sequence ATGGCCCTCAACGAGAACATCATGATCCGTCTGATGGCCGACACCAGCAACTACACGACCAAGATGGCCGCCGCGTCGAAACAGGCCGGCCAGTTCGGCAGCGCGCTCGAGAAACCCATGACCACGGGCGAGCGATTCGCGGCCGGCGCCACCAAGGCCGGTCTCGCGGTCGGCGCGCTCAGCGCGGCCATCGGCGTCGCCGCGGTCAGCACGTTCGCCCAGTTCGACGCGGCCATGAGCACCGTCCAGGCCAACACCGGCGCCAGCGCCGACGAAATGGGCCAACTGCGCCAGGCGGCCATCGACGCGGGCGCCAACACCGTCTACAGCGCGTCCGAGGCGGCCGACGCGATCAACGAGCTCGGCAAGGCCGGCATGAGCACCGCGGACATCCTCTCCGGCGGACTCGACGGCGCGTTGGATCTCGCCGCATCCGACGGCATGGCCGTCGGCGAGGCGGCCGAACTCATGAGCTCGGCGATGGCCCAGTTCAACTTGACAGGCAAGGACGCGGGCAAGGTCGCCGACGCATTGGCCGCAGGCGCCGGCAAGGCGCAGGGATCCGCCCGTGACCTCGGCTACGCGCTGCAACAGAGCGGCATGGTCGCCAATAGTTTCGGCATCAGCATGACCGAAACCGTCGGCACCCTCACCAGCTTTGCGAATGCCGGCATGGTCGGCTCCGACGCCGGCACCTCATTGAAAGCCATGCTCATCTCCCTGGCGAACCCGTCCACCAAGGCCCGGAACCTGATGGAGGAACTGGGCATCAACGCGTACGACGCGCAAGGCAAGTTCGTGGGACTGTCGAACCTCGCCGGCCAGCTCCAGGACAAAATGAGCGGCCTGTCGCAGGAACAGCGCAACCAGGCGTTGGCGACGATCTTCGGGACCGACGCCATCAGGGCCGCGAACGTGCTCTACAACGAGGGCGCCCAGGGCATCGCCGAGTGGACCAAGAAGGTCAACGACTCCGGGTACGCGGCCGAGCAGGCCGCCGCGAAGAACGACAACCTCAAGGGTGATCTGGAGAACCTGTCCGGCAGTTTTGAAAGCCTGATGATCAGCATCGGATCCGGCGCCAACGGGCCGCTGCGCAAGGCCGTGCAGATCACGGACATGCTCGTGGACACGTTCTCGAGCATGCCGGCCCCGGTCCAGCAGGGCGCCGTCCTGCTGGGCATGGCCGCGGGCGCCGCGGCCGGACTGCACAAGATGTTCGGCAGCCTGACGACCAGCTCCAGCGGATTCGCGCGCACCATGAGCATGGTCGTGGATCCGGTGGAACGGTTCAAGTCCGCAGGGGGAGCGATCTCCTACGGCGGGCAGGCCATCGTCGCGGCCTTCGGGTCCGCGGACCGGCAGATGCAGGTGTTCGGCACGACCGTGAGCCGCACGCAGGGCGTCATGACCGGACTGCGCAGCATCGGCGGCAGCATCGTCGACCTGATGGGCGGCCCATGGGGCATCGCCCTGACCGCCGCCGCCGGACTCCTGACATTGTGGGCGCAAGGCGCGCAGGAAGCCAGCAACGCGGCCAAGGACGTCCAGTCCGCGTTCGAATCGTCCGGCGACGCGACCGAAGCGCTCGTCGACCAGGCCATGAATATGACGTTCACGACCGGCGGGATCCTCGACTGGTTCAAACGCATTCAGGTCGACGCGCAGAACGTGCCCGACCTGCTGGACAAGGTCGGGTTGAGCGTTTCGGACATGGTGTCCGCCGCGGAAGGCGACGCCGGCTCGCTGGCGAAGGTCAACGAGACGATCAAGGAACTGTCCAAGTCCGCCGGCACCGGAGCGTTGCGTTCACAGGCGCTGCAAAGGGTCCTCGACCAGCTGACCGACGCGTACGAGACCGGCAGCGACGCGGCCAAAACCAAAAAGGACGCGTTGGACGACCTGAACGCGGCCACCGGGGAGAACACCGACGCGTCCAGCGAGAACGGCGACGCGCAATCCGAGAACGCGCAGGCCACCCAGGAGGCCGCCGACGCACAGTCGATCCTCGAGGACGGCATGGGCGCGACGACCAAAGGCCTCGACGACCAGGCCGCCTCGCTCGGCGAGGTCGTCGACGCGTTGAACACGTACTACGGGTTCGCGCTCAGCTCGTCGGACGCGATGATCGGCCTGTACGACTCGTTCGACAAGGCCACCGAATCGGCGCAGAAGAACGGCGCCATACTCGACATCAACACCGCCCAGGGGCGCGCGAACCAGAGCGCGTTGAACGATCTGGCGCAGGCGGCCGGCAAGGCCGCCGAAGCGCAGGCGCGCAACGGCGAGGGCATGGACGCGATCAACGCGACGCTCGACACCGCGCGGGAACGCTACATCGCCGCCGCGCGGGCCATGGGCATGACCCCCGAAGCGGCAGACGCGGCCGCGAACGCCGCCGGCTTGACCCGGGAACAGTTCGACAGGCTCGCCAACAGCGTCAATCAGGTGCCCGACGACAAGCAGGTCAACGTCACCGCCAACGACGATGAGGCGAAAACCCGGTTGGGCGAACTCGGCGTGACCGTCCAGACCCTGCCGAACGGCGAAGTCAAGATCACCGGCGACAACACCGACGCGATCAACAGCATCGCCATGGTCAACGGGATCCCCGTGGACCCGAAAACCGGCACCCTCACCCTCGACAGCAACCAATACCAGATCGCACTGGCATTGGCCAACGGGGCGACGATCGACCCGAAAACCGGATACCTGATCGGCGACGGCAGCGACCTGTTCAACAAGGTCGCCCAAGCCAACGGATGGAAGATCGACCCGAAAACCGGGGTGATCTCAGGCGACGACGGACCGTTCAAGGCCGCCGCCCAAGCGGTCGAGAACCAACAGATCGCCGGCAAGACCGTGAGCATCGGCGCGGACGCGTCGGGGTTCTGGGGCACCGTCAACTCGATCCTCGGACAGGTGTTCCACGTCAACGTCGGCGCCGACAGCAAGGCGCACGGCGGGATCATCGGATACGCGACCGGCGGGCGCATACCCCGCCTCGCCGCGGGAGGCCCATCGGGCCTGCTGGGCGGGATCGGCTCCGCGGTATCCGACTCGAACCTGATCTGGGCGTCGCGAGGCGAATACATGATGAACGCGCGCGCCGTGGACCATTACGGAGTCGACTGGATGGACTCGGTCAACGCGATGCGATACAAGCCCGACACGAAGGTCATGCCCGCACCACCCTCCCATACGGAGCAAAGCGCGGCGCCGGTGACCTACGTGTCGAAAACCGCGAACATCATCATCCAGGGCAACGGCAAGACCGACCGCGCCCTCGCGCAGGAGATCCTGCAGACCCTGCGCGTGAACGGATACGGAGGCGACTGA
- a CDS encoding phage tail tube protein, translating into MPNNVNAHLEDGRVKTVAVKSIADVKAPTLAELTADGAVDLSYWLTSDGWKLTHSQDMIDDDREGAAAVGQIPGQEKYTDGTMQVLDNVNVMNGNTPESNDAVEQLVQGSKWYIVRRRGADTDSAWKEGEKVSVFPVTIGIRTPVAHAANQRQLSTISFSADPASRDETAVIAPKA; encoded by the coding sequence ATGCCGAACAATGTGAACGCGCATCTGGAGGACGGGCGCGTCAAGACCGTCGCGGTCAAGTCGATCGCCGACGTGAAGGCGCCGACCCTCGCCGAACTGACCGCCGACGGGGCGGTCGACCTGTCGTACTGGCTCACGTCCGACGGGTGGAAGCTGACCCACTCGCAGGACATGATCGACGACGACAGGGAGGGCGCCGCCGCCGTGGGCCAGATCCCCGGACAGGAGAAGTACACGGACGGCACTATGCAGGTCCTCGACAACGTGAACGTGATGAACGGGAACACGCCCGAGTCGAACGACGCGGTCGAACAGCTCGTGCAGGGCAGCAAATGGTACATCGTGCGCCGGCGCGGCGCCGACACCGATTCGGCATGGAAGGAAGGCGAGAAGGTGTCGGTGTTCCCGGTGACCATCGGCATCCGCACCCCGGTCGCCCACGCCGCCAACCAGCGCCAGCTGAGCACGATCAGCTTCAGCGCCGACCCCGCGTCGCGGGACGAGACCGCGGTCATCGCCCCAAAAGCGTGA